The following nucleotide sequence is from Apium graveolens cultivar Ventura chromosome 4, ASM990537v1, whole genome shotgun sequence.
TGAGTCACGTCAAACAGATGCCTTAATGACTCATAAGCTGCAGCTCTCATCTTCTCATCTACAAACATCAAAACATTAATCAAAACACCTATCTACTTTCATATGTATGTCGCATCTAATAAATCATATATAGAAAACCTATGTGTAGGTAGCAGATATCTAAATTCCTCTTGAGATGCTCATGTATCTGCTTTATCCTCTGAGCAAATGTGGACAGTTCCCATGACAGCTCTGTCATTGATATCGTGTACCTAATGGATTAAAATTCCGATTAAACAAAAATGCATCTTAATAGTGAATCATATATTAAACAAGAAACTTTAATTATTGACTCATATGTACAGTAAATAAACTTACTCATGGCCCATGCTAGTCAGTAAACTAATAGTAGTTGCGCAAGCAATGACACTTCTGATACTCCAGTATACAGCAGTTGGTATAGTTTCAATGGCACTCGAAAATGGAGGCACGTCCTTTGCAATATACATGGTTGGTAATTCTTCCAATGCGATTATGGTCTTCGTCAAATCCATAATCGAATTGAGGAGCGTGTTCACTGCATCAAATCGATGTTGAAGAGACCCCGAGTGCTCCATGATGAGCGGAACTTGCTTGAGTATGGCCATAGATCTTGCAAGTTGATTTGATGAGTACAGTTGAGCAAGCAACCAAAATTCTCCATAACTGAAAGCAAATGCTGCTAGGGCTAGTACTAGTTTTGCATCCCATGGATAATTTGATACCATGTGAAGTATGGACACTGTTGTCACATGTCCGTCTGAACCACTTAAACACTTGATTGATATCTGTATATATGATTTTGTTATTAGGATCAAATATAACACGGTCACATCAATGGCTATGCTATACATATAAGGCAAAATTTTATGCTTAATCATTAAGCACATTGTAGATCATATATATAGCAATTGCTAACATGATTTTCCCATGTCTGCAATATTTATTTTGATCATTAGCATACAATGTAAAATAAGACATATATTACCTCGCAAGAAATTCGGTCTATTAAGTGAGACAGTGCTTCAAGCATGGAAATCACATCAGCTTGGTGTGTTTTGTCATCCAAATGGGTACCCTGCATGTGATCACAGTTCAGATTAAACTACCATTCCATAGAAATACTTGTTTAGTTGGCAGTGTGTATGTATAAGTAAGACAGAAATTGTAGTTTGTAACATTACATGTGAATTGGTAGCATCAAGAGGAGTATTCATATGAGTGAAGGACAAGATATCCTCCACAATATGGAGTAGTGGCCTGACATAAAGTACTCTGCCATCAGGAGTATGTGTATCATATATTTGCCTCATCATCACATTGTCATCCGAAGACATGAACATGTTACGGTCACCCTTGATTAAATTTTGCTGATTGAACATGGAATTCATCGGATGTCTAACAGTCATAGCATTCCCAACTGGCTGCATGGTGCTTGTCAAAGCATTCCCTGGAAGCAAGTTAGTCGCCACATTTCCTGGATACATATTGGGCATTGTATTCGTCGGATACATATTGGCCATTGTATTCGTTGGATACATATTGGTGACTGTATTCATTGGATACATAGTGGCCGTAGCATTCCCAGATGGCTGCATAGTGGTCATTGCATTTCCGGTgtgctgctgctgttgttgttgctgctgctgctgctgctgcatGTTGGCCATAGCATTGGCAGCCGCCTGCAAATTTGCAATAGTATTTCCCTGCTGCATTTTGTTGAGAGCATTGGCGCTGGCCTGCAAATTGGCCAAAGTATTCCCCTGCTGCATATTGTTGAGAGCATTTGTGGTGGCCTGCATATTGGCCATAGCACTGGAGGGCTGCATAGTATTGCTCGGCTGCTGGGCAGAAGACATGGCATTACTCAACTGCTGCATATTAGATGCATTTGTCGCTGCAGGAGGTGGTACCAACTGTTTGATGTTGCTCATTTTTACGTTGTTATCTGTTAAGCTAGCAAATAGATGATTTTATTGCTAGTTTTCTATACTACAAGGAGGGCGAGTATGCTATTTATATACACTACACCTCCATTGCAACCAAGGAAGAATAAAGGTGGCAATACCTTCCTTGTCATGAAAAATGAATAATTTCAAACGTTAATCTGAAGTCTATTTTGTGTTTTGGGGACACTATATACCCCACCAATGCCTTTCTTTTTTAACTAAATTTCCAAAACATTAAGAATTTGTTAATTTATTAATCAAGTGAAGTACTGAATCAACTTGTTTAACTGTCACTACTCACTACACTAGTATCTAATCGTCCGAAGCTGAGTCCTTCGTAGAGTTTTTAATCACTGTTGATAATCAGTGTGACCTCCAACGTGTTTCAAGTTTAGCAACTATCAAATTATTTGCGTGCATCACATAGTCTAGTATTGTTCTGATTCTTTTGAAGTGAAGGAGAAAGCAACAAAACATTACTAAAATAAAGGAAGATATCAATGTTTGTTACTCATTCCTTTCTTCATCTTTTCTATATATGGATTCTTCTTTATTCTAAGCTTCGAGGTCAAGCTGTTATACTTCTAATcgatatatttataatataacCGTTATTATTTGTCGAATTATATCTCTTCTTAATTCTAATTAAGCACACTCGCACACTTAATTACTGGTGCTTCACCTTTATCTAATCTATTAGTGTAACTGAAATGGAATGTTTATTCAGAAATACGAGGCACTGACTTATTTG
It contains:
- the LOC141718035 gene encoding protein SIEVE ELEMENT OCCLUSION B-like, with the protein product MSNIKQLVPPPAATNASNMQQLSNAMSSAQQPSNTMQPSSAMANMQATTNALNNMQQGNTLANLQASANALNKMQQGNTIANLQAAANAMANMQQQQQQQQQQQQHTGNAMTTMQPSGNATATMYPMNTVTNMYPTNTMANMYPTNTMPNMYPGNVATNLLPGNALTSTMQPVGNAMTVRHPMNSMFNQQNLIKGDRNMFMSSDDNVMMRQIYDTHTPDGRVLYVRPLLHIVEDILSFTHMNTPLDATNSHGTHLDDKTHQADVISMLEALSHLIDRISCEISIKCLSGSDGHVTTVSILHMVSNYPWDAKLVLALAAFAFSYGEFWLLAQLYSSNQLARSMAILKQVPLIMEHSGSLQHRFDAVNTLLNSIMDLTKTIIALEELPTMYIAKDVPPFSSAIETIPTAVYWSIRSVIACATTISLLTSMGHEYTISMTELSWELSTFAQRIKQIHEHLKRNLDICYLHIDEKMRAAAYESLRHLFDVTHIDNMKVLRALIYPRDDIQPLVEGSSKRRVHLDVLRRKNVLLLISGLDISADELSILEQIYSESRIHGTRLESLYELVWIPIVDLSHISHYGTTPGHYGTTTGPYGTTTETLPMQKHNSTLPEDHSLHPSNSKTMSVFSSKNMMDPQNYSAVFKQHWTDPMQKRFDELTSTMPWYSVYHPSIIDQAVVRFVKERWHFRKKPILVVLDPQGKEVSPNAIHMMWIWGTTAFPFTSSREEALWRDETWRLELLVSGMDPIIYNDWVKDNKYIILYGGEDIDWIRRFTNTARAVAQAAGVQLEMAYVGKSTKREMVRKAMSTITVEKLSYCWQDPTMIWFFWARLESMLFSKIQVKKTDDRHDPLMQEIKKLLSYDKSGSWAMLCKGSYIVTSGHAQTVLSTLLEFDTWKEYVPLRGFDVAFKEYHDKLHVANLPCCRFEFLTTAGRIPDGMTCPECLQHMEKYSSFLCCHPENAAYLPY